ATGGAATTAATCCAGTTTGAACTTGTTTTAAGAGCATATCACGTGACCTCACGCACGACGCATATCCTCTGAACTAGTCCCAAACATACTTTGATAAGTCATAACCTTTTCCCAGAAAACTCGTTTTGTAATTGCTTTGAAAGATTAAGAAATTGTTCAAAGTCTGGCATACGAACTGGCAGGAATTGTAATTGGTTAGATACCGGATTGACATCACGAACTCCTCCGCATCGGTGTTCCTCAAAGAACGTTTCCTTTTTTCGATGACCACAAAGCGGCTATTTTGTGTTCACATACAAAAAGGCAACTTCTCCCGAAATTGTTCTCTCTTGTCGCTTGCTTTTCCAACTTTTGAAAGCTCTACAACAGCGactcgacaaaaaaaaaattaaaatacgtTTGGGACAAGTGCGAAAACTTCTGCAGAGGGACTGCTGATCTGCATATAACGTCATTatggccatgttggatggcaggAACTATAAACCGTCTCTCCGCTGGGAACGaacctttattattatgcaaattccgcGAAAAGAAAATGTATTGTAGTGCCATCCAACATGACCGCCCTGTCACgtgggtgcaaaccaagaataggttACACGCGAAAGGCACGAAGTTTGTCTGTACAACAGAGTTATAAAATGTTACTTAAGCAAACTGGATACAAAAATCTTCAAAAgcagttaattaacaattatcaaattttcaacctcgAATATTGCTTTTCTAACGTTATAATTTGCGCACTAAATCTCGCTTATAAGCTTATACAGTTTGATCACGCCAAGCAATTGGTGGTTGGAAGCGAATTAACAATGATCTAAGAATGTATTAAAATTTATTAcagtaattatttttattcgcGCTTGTCCGATATGAGATTACTGACAGCCATCTCACGTTGACTATTTACCGTTGCACATCAAACGCGAGATCACGcagtaattgttaattattcaccaGAAGTGATTGTTGAAAGATGCTTGCAATGTGTTCCATCCAGCATACAAATTGGCAAAAATGCTTTTCAATTTCTCCTACAAGTAATACTTCTCCTTTTATAAACATGTTGGCGCTAAACCTTCAATTCCCAACGGTTTTGTTTTTCGTTGCCGTCAATAACTGTCAAAGGTCAACGATGTGATTGATTGGCTAATTTCGGTCCAATAAGTCGTTTCTGATTTCAATGATCCGCTTCTTGTCGAggaaaatttgattgacagcagGGAAAAACGAAACCGTCGATCGGAATAGCTGTTACATTACAGTTGAGCTCACGTTTCGGCGGTGTTAGTTTCAGAAGAACAACAGCGAAACTTTCGggttaaaaaaagaattttctatCGAAGGACTGTGTGATTTCTTGATTCTCTactgtttccttcgctttttttttccgggtaatTCGAGGTTTTCCTGGCCTAACCTTATCGTGGGAAGTAAAGCACGGTACTGTCTAGCATATGAATGTGTTAACCGAAGTAACAACGCCAAATGTGTGAAACTGTCGTGGCTGTAGTTTCTCTTCTTCTAAATTCTGGATAGGAACGCATCCTCTTTTTCGCATTTCGCGCGCGAAATCTATTACTCTTCTATTATTggcttgcactcacgtgataagacggcaatgttggtgtacaaaacaaagcaaaatgtcgctcgcgttttgcaaaataatagaACCAAATTCCCAAAAAGGCTTTGTTCGCTGTTATTCAGTACAGCAATATGGCCGCCAATGACGTCAGGTGCCGAAAGCCTCGCTTCCGCGCGCTCTGAAACGAACACCACTGAGACGTGGGCTCAACCGCAATCAACAAATTGTTTGCTTGTTCATGAAAAGCGCAACAACGGTAAGAAGCTGTTACAAACAGTTGATAactttcttaaaaataataaaacaacccTATAAAAGTacaaacaaaatttggttgcccCGCTTCTTCAATCTTTCAAATTGTTGTTAAGAAACTGGATGTAATTCACTTCCTCGTGTTTAATAATCTTATTTCGTATATTCTTTCCATGAAATGATTATTTTTGGCGCCAGCGCGATTATGAAGATAGGTGATAGCTCATTCCAAATATTTAGGAATATTTCGAAGAGCGTAACACATTCACGAATAATTTATAACCTCCAGAGTAAAATGTTTCTGCAAATATGGTGAAGATGACTACAATAGCTATACCAAATTATAAAAATTTATCCAAATACCTTTGCAATCATGGGTTACAGATGATATCGAGCTTTCACAATGCCCCTTCCAATTTCTTCTCTTGAGCGTTGTCCATAATGTAAATTGCAAGTGACAattttttatgtgacaaatttGCTTATAAAAATGGCATGACAAATACTGACTGAAAAACTGAAACTTGGTATGCCTGTTCCCCAGATGGCAAAGACGTCTTTACTGGAATTGGTCTTGTTGGTCACTGTTGACCCTGTTCTTGCCTTGTCATCACCATGACAACCGTTAGCAAGGTCGACACTGACCACAAGACACCAACCACTGATACTTGTTTGTCTGTGTGTCGAAAACGACTTTGAAAACAGAAACACACGGAAAAACTGTCCATGTTAAAAAACATCAGTAaggattttccaaaatgtgtGTCAATTCATACACACCTTTCTATGAATGCAGCAATTTTTACTTGCTACATCAATGCCTGGCCTTTTTTTCATAGCATGCTTGTAGGTAGTACTTCGTTCTGTAAACCCTGCAAATCTGAACGCCATATTCAACGAGCTCATGGAAGATCTGGGACGAAAAGTAACTTGTCCCAGATCTTCCACAAACGGTCAATATGGCAAACCGCATTTGCCAGGTTTCAAATCTCGCGCTAGAAACTACCACCTACAAGCAGGAGAGTTGTTCCAACAaattaaaaacttggctatcaCGTGACCAACACAAAAATTAATGGTCACACAAACTAAAACACTCCCTCTTGACCACAAGGCTTGTATCTACTGAATCCGCATAACTGTCCCACAATAATATCACATACCATATCAAAAATTCACTTTAGCCTTCTTTTCAAAGCACGACCAAgtgtattacatgtacaattagTGCATCTTGAGCTATTAATTGGATTgaagttaacaaaaaaaatggcaGCAAAGGTTGTCCTGGTTAAATGAAATCAACTTATTTCGACCGTAACTGGATCAAAACGTATCCAGTCTACCACAACTGGTCCAAAATCAATTGAAGCCAAACTAACGCAAAAGTCTTgggtttccattttttttttccgggaaaACGTACATGTCACAAATAGCAACCTTGCTCCAAGAGAATCTCATCTTCCCCAACGATCCAGGGGACTGGAAGATGAGACACCCTGGGAACGACGTTGCATAAGTAGTTGATAACACAGCCTGGAACTAATTAAGCCGATTTGAAATCAAgcccaggggcctgtttctcaaaagtcccgaaactttacgggccgttttcgggtgtcacaattccgtttgtatctcaagaacggagaggattttagccgtcaaacttcacagttatttttctttctcttacttgaaaacacgttaaaagatcggctttccaaaacaagcggttgccagttttacaaatggcttttcgggcccgaaaagtttccgggacttttgagaaacggacCTCtcgccccagttgttcaaacgatggatagctcTATCCACCAGATTTTCACtgtccattggatagcgcaatcgATTTTGCtttgacttatccactggatagtgatagCGTTATGCACCTTTTGAATAACTGGAGCCTGGAGTCTTCCTTGAAATATTACACCCAAATTCGAGCAAATTTCTTTGGCTTCGATTCGCTTTGAAGCAATGCAGTTGCTGCGGAAGGATTGCTAACCCAGTGAAGGGATCGACAACACTGgtgacctggggcccgtttctcgtaagtcccgaaaacttttccgGCCCCAAAAGCCTTTTGTGAGTCTGCCAACCGCTTTTTCAGGAAAGCCGAtcaaagcaaactgactgtgaagtttgacgactcaaatcctctccgttcgTGAGATAGAGAGGGATTGtcacacccgaaaatggcccgtaaagttacgggactttccagaaacgggccccagaatGGTACAGAACCTGCAGGAGACTGTCGTCTAAATCCTCGACTTAGAAGTCCCGCGTGAACAAACCTCAGCCTTGTGATGATCTGACAGAGCTCTTTCCAGCCTCCATCATGCTTAACTCCATTCTATTATAACGAAAAGCAAATTTCGTCATACACGATGCAGCAAAATATATCAAGAgattttttcaatgttgactcgGGGAAACTCGGAAACAATTCCGAGTGCTCCTCGGCAGGAGTCGGATCCTCTTCCTCGGGAGGGGTCGGATcatacgaccttccgattacagtcaactctcttTAAGCCGGACACCATCGGGACCGGCCTCAGCTGTCCGTCTTAAAGAGGTGTCCGGCTTATAGAGTGTCGACGTAACATAACCCCAGGAATTTTaagataataatgctgaacctgtACACAGTTAATACGCGTCTGTTTAAAGTgtgttttaagttatttacttgaacgaaacctacctgttttagattacaatacaattgggttgtcacctccaagttattttttgaatgggacaatgactgatttaattttaaattatacTATATGTATTCCGGCGACAAGAtaagagctgtcaattaaacgtctggtgttaaaaagagtcacgtacaagaatttttcttccctaaatcgtAATTTACGATCACATTCAGAACCTCACAAGTGTCCGTTGACGATTtcaaagtgtccgttgtccgtcttatggaggtgtccgtcttatagagagtttgATTATAGTAAAATGACTAAGAAACAGCCGGGACCAGCACCAGGTGTCTGTATTATAGAGGTGTCCGTCTTACaggtgtccgttaagagagagttgactgtactggttcggatgctctactaATGAGATAGAGAAGCCTCGTGGAAGCCAGGCCATTTAACTGGGTTATCAAATTCGAGGTCTTGCGGAGAATGTGAGCACATACAATGTGACGGCGAATCTTTCATTTCCTTACTAACACTGTACTTCAAAAAACTTCCTCTAACAGACACCAAGCAGAAAcatatatcaagtgaagctctgATACATGTATAACACCGTCTACTATGAACAAGATTTTTTAGCGCCATTCCTCCTGGCATTGCCTGTGTCGAAGCTTGCGCTTCCATACAATGGCAACTGGATTTTTTAGCGCCATTCCTCCTGGCATTGCCTGTGTCGAAGCTTGCGCTTCCATACAATGGTTTCACAACGCTTCAAGGAGGTAACGCGGCCCAGTAATTAAGGCGCTTGCGGACATTCCGGGGTATTTGCTACAAAACATTGCCAAATAGTTTTCATGAAAAGTTGCGTTTTTTCGGCCGAAACGAACGGTTGGCATAAATTTTAAAATCAGCGCGATTATGATCGAATGAGAAACTATTTTGAGGCTTTTGCTCCAAAACTGGTAAAAACACTGACAAATAGCAGTTTTCACAAACATTTGCGTTTTTAGGCTGAAACGAACGGCTTGCAGAAATTTCCAATACGAGTGAATGACTTTCAGACCCGTTCTGACAACTCcttgaatttgaaatttgatccTGTGGTCCtttgttcaacttctcagctgcacttgttaATAGACAACTGGTTTACCTTCGGCAAGTTGAAATTCtttaaagttgtcgtcaaaacctaaaatttggtgatttcacgttgttgttttgtggagtacggcaaagaaatgcacggaaattcgtgttgcacgtgcagcacgagcattttacctttttcaaccaataataatcttgctttgtggcgttgccgtagccgtagccgtcgtctttgctaaaacttcCTAATAACGTTTCACTGGCCCTGAAAAACCCCTATGTGAAGTGGCCAAGTAATAATACATAAACATCTACTGTATGGTTCTTACTTGAGCACTCTGGGTAGAGGTGTCTGGTCCAGTCTGTACTGAATAACGGCAAGTTTACACAGAGTGCGGAGAGATGGTTCTGTGGTTTAAGGAAACATGCATGATGGAATATCATTATTAAGGTGATGGGGAGTCTACTATCCATAAACGCCTTTTGCAGAATGTCACAGCATACAGTACCACtacttaagcaatagaggacgttttgcGTGTTTCCATAGCGCCTCATCGAAACACGAGAggcagttgggagaattcgagactgttatgcaaacccgagacgcagtcgagggtttgcataactgtctcgaattctcccaactcccccgagtgtttggatgaggctatggaaacgcggaaaaaaagtcctcttctgcttttataaaatatttctcaaagataatttggCAAATttaggaaaatgctgtttttttacttcttgaatgaaacagattttcttgatacacgctcatatttcctaaaatccaatcaaaacgcgcgtctggcaatacataaccaatcaaaattcgtgtgatgtcacagccgtgtttccatactctcatctaaacgcagctattgaccaatgaaagtgcgcgtactatcctaatcaTTTTATAAAAAATGTCATTGTAAAGGTGATGGAGGATCaacaatgcaaaactaactGCTTACCAAGATCTAAGATGTAAAGATCTGAGTGATCCTGGAGATTGTATTCATCCTCGATTGGAGCCCCCGCGACTGGACTAAAACGAGCAAAAAGTTTCGGAGAGTCACCATCTTAACGCATTTGGTAGTTGTATAGAAATAATACTGTCAAGTACAGTGCAGCTCagaatttattcttttgtctccgtaaacaataacaggaaaagcaaaattatggttatgaataacaaaggcaCAAACGCGTATACAAAACGCAATTTTAGACACGTAAAAAAAACGCGTTTTGTGTGCGTTAATTTTGCGTCTGCGTTATTCGCTTCTCTACGAGCGGCACTGTATACTCTACATGTACTTGATAACGCTGTAGTTATCACTTCTGAAATCATTCCACAAGAGTCACCAAGATCCACTTCAGGAACTATGTCTTCCATTAACAAAATTGCCATTTCTGTGATGTTCTGATAGGCTCACTAAGTCTCAGCTATAAGTCATAATGACGTGCTCACAAGTTGAGAAATTTGTGGCAGGAAGAAAAATTACCAAGTGCCAAATAGTTcagaattaattaaaatttagtaattgattaacaataataatgcaatattattattccaactaccccatacaccttattccaaaatggccgccatttaaatattcttttgtttttattcaaataagcccttgatgcctcgttcttaagcttaaaattgaaaaagaatattttatcttgaacgaggcaacaagggccaatttgtatacgcataaatcagcggccattttggaataaggtgtatgcagGCTCGTTGGATACGAGACATCATAGACAAGTCTAAGGTACACGCTTTGCTGGCTGTGCATTACCCATTTAACACATCGCATATCCAATGtacactcatggaataattttgttaattttttttaatgcctTCCACAGCCAAATCCTTGAATTTGATGGTCAAGTTATTGATGTCACTGAATGGTACAGTAATGACAGTGAAAACATCACttcaaaatacatttttccTGATAAACCAATcaatttttattattcttttgtggcTCTGCCATTGCACTAGCtattaaggctggttttcacttgcCACGCAAGCATTACGTACAAGAAGCACATGCAAACTCAGTAGCTTGTTGTTTGTTAGGGCCTTTTGCTTtaacaatagacactaattaacaacaagtaaatACGCCTGCATGTGTGTTgctcttgtgcttatgcttgcgtcgctaatGAAAACCAGGCCTTACTGCTGCGTCTCTGGTGTCAAACTAAAGTTGGGTTGTAGCATGGACAGCAGACTAACACGGACAAGCCCAAAACTGATCTGGTCCTAGGGCCACCAGCATAAAATTATAAAACTATGTGTGTATTTTGTTACCAGCCTTCAAAATacccaaaacagaaaaaaaaaacaagaattaaAAAACGATGCACTCAGCAGAGGTTCACATTTTTCTGTGTAGGAAGCTTGACTCTTTCAacaaaaggaaatattttgtcCTTCACAGTGGTACACTTCATTATAAAACTACACATGGCAGTGTACCTTGTGCCTCCAAAGATCAAAAGCTTTGATCCTATAAGACAACAGCAATGTCTTCTTCTTGGGCACGGACCATGGCCTGATATGTTTAGCTGAGTCCACACATTGGTCTCTGGCAAGAGTCAACAAAAGTTTTGTCAACAACACTATTACATCATGTACAGTAAGTTGTCAAGAAagcaaggagcaaggatggcacagtcagttagtgcacagccttggtgcaagaggtcctgagttcgattcccagatctcgcatccttgtttcgacttctgtCCATTCAGTGCGCTCTAAAGCCATTAAGATTCATGACACTGACAAAATCTCAAGCCATTCACAGTACCTGTGTTCAGACTGTAGACTTCTCCGTGATGCTTCCTTTCAAGCCCGTTGTAACCACCAAACACATAAATGAGCTTTCCACAAGCAACTATTAAGAAAAGGAAATACATGTTTATATACCCAAGTAAATCCtcacaataatgataataattacaattacaataaTAATCCTCAAAGTCACTTGCTGCAACCTGATAATGGGACTTTAATACACGTATATATCCTGTATAGCCACCTTTGCTTATTACATGTAAGCATGtacaataataaatataataataatcataatcatcacCATAAAAATCATAATAATAGTGAAATTGTTTATGAAAGATGGTAGGGATGTGTCTGCTAAGGAGTGGAAGGCTGAACAGGAAGACACAAAAGATGGAAGTAGAAGCCATGCACAGCAGATACTAGAACTTGCAGGCTCAGAGTCAGCAATGACTGAaccaagaaaatttgaagagaaaaacagaaattCTGTCAGTGGCTGCATGACATTTCAAACTTTGTTTGCCGGTACTAGCTGAGCAGCTCGACTAACTCAAActgaaacaataaaattattattgcttGCACAGCTTTTCTTGATTCCCTTTCATTAAGCACAACACACAGAAATCTTTTCGAGAAAGGTCTCTGAATTGAATAATCCTTCACAACAGCAGCAGTTGTATTTTTAAGTACTGTATTACTACATGTAGATATAATACAGTGTAACTCGAGAGCTATATGACTATTATAAGCATCTAACTGGTTTATACTTTGACATTGATCAGCCCCAGACCTTCAAATCcatctgtgtcaaatgccaCCAATGTCGACCAATTTCTTCACTTGGTGCCGGTCTTTGCTGTTACTGTCACGCTTGTAATCAATGTTtatgtaatttgttttgttattttttgtacttttgtaatttttcagtACTTATTATTTCTTTGGGGCCTCTGATTTGGTGCTAACGCTCTGTTGAGGCTACCCTGCCTTTTGGCGAAgcttataaataaataaataaataaacaatcatTAATGGTTCTTTGATTCAAGAATGATGACGAAAGAACAAACCTGCTGAGTGACTCCGGCGTCCAACAGGTACATCTCCGGAGGTTGCAAGTCTAAACCAACAGTTTTTTACTGCCAAAAAAAGATTCCaccaaaaaaattgacaaaccaagaaaaaaattataattttactaTTAATGCATGTACAAGTAAAAAATACTACCAATAGGCAGGTGCTAAAACCAGGAACATCTGAACATCGGAACACCCAaaccaacaaaaataaaataattatgaaaaaattaatacaatttAAAAAGCGCTTTGGTTTTCTGCTGACTTGACTCTTGATGAGGCCTGCTAACACGGACAACAGTGAGTGAATTACAATCAAGTCATCACTAATTTTGACCACTTCTACCTAGCAGAATCTATAAATAAATGTGACATTTTGATAATCTTATTGAACAACTTTACAAGTATCTGACCTTAAGAACGAGACATACAAATAAAGTGAAAAggcatttgtaaaaaaatgatGTACTTTTCGGGATAATGATATGCAAGTACTTTAACACCGGTGTTTGCGCCTTCCATGCTTAAAGCTTGGCAATCTGCCATAGGAACCTTACACGCTTTAAGGAAGCTCCTCTTTTGAGTCGCTACTGACggacaaaaaaaatcaccaagGATCGAGTTGATCACAGCCAGATTGCATTTGTAAATGACTTGATTGTAATTCACTACCAGTCTCCATGTTAGGAGACACTACCAAGATTGCAATCAGTTCAACGTTCTGGTCAGCAGAAAACCAAAGCACTTTTTTAAATTGGATTTTTCATaacttattttttttgttggtctTTATTGTTTTGGGTATTCTTTAATATTCTGGTGTTCCAGAATGTTCTGGTGTTCCACAGTGTTCTGGTGTTCCAGATTTCAGAACTTGCCCTACCAATAACCAATATCGATGAACTGCCAAGCTTTTAAAAAGGGAAGATGACCAGAGTGGACAGTCATCCACTACAAACAATCTACCACCCCACTCCATCATGGTTGATATATCCCAGCATCCAAGCCAAGAACCCCCATTCCAGGCACCTACTGTatcacattaattttattggatCAACAGTGGATGGAAAGGGGCAATGCTCAGATCAAAAACTCCAAAATGGTGGCTCTGAGGAACATGCAGTTTCAATTGCCACTGTCATAGGAAAGAACATTGGGTGATAACCCCAAACAACCAATTCACAAGAGATTGACTCTGATCAAGCCATAACAATCTAGTATACACCCTATGTTAAACTGCACTTGCCAGTCCGACCACTGACCAAATAGTCTTCTTAAAGTGTTTAGCCTACATAGGATGCATCTTTGTTTGTAGGGGATTGAAGAGGCAACATCCCTCTATTACATGTACTTCGGAATTTGCTATGCAGGCTCATACTACAGTGATTGAGCTACTGAGTAGATCAATTTTAAGATTTAGAAGTCTTacattaaattcaataaaattattgcTTGTATAAAAAGATGCTTTTCAGTCTggtggtttcctgaggtctcctcgcctaacAACCTGCTGTATGCTTTTTTACATGATGGCAATTACAGGGGGAGGGTTAGGGTTGGGGTTAGGCTGGGGTCAGGTTGGGCCTGACTCCAGTTGCTGGAGACAATGACTGGAAATCTGTTGATGTCTTGCAGGAGTTACCAATTGAAATTTTCAATCAAATCTTTGCTCTTTGGGAAACTAAAACCGCCTTACCTGTGAACAGTTTGTGGTTAAGACAGTTGATCCCAGTAAAataatatacatatttttaaCCATCTTACCGTGTACTGTCCATGTACTGATTGTGTAATAAAGTAATCATTATAATTTTAACACTGACCTGTGTCAAATACACTGACTTTATTGGAATAGACTTCCTCTCCAGAATGTTCTTGTCCTCTCCTGTCTCCTACAAaataagaagaaaacaaaacagtgaATCACCTCACTCTAGCAACAATGAATGACGCCACAGTTATACAGAATTGTAGAAAAAAATCCCAACATCATTAATGCAAGAACTAAATATCTTCGTCCTTCATAAACATGACTCTGAAGTacaaactgttttaaaatcaaatttaaagcCTAAGGCaaatttctcgaaagtcctgaaaaGTTTTGGGGCTCGAAAAGCCATtcgtgaaactgccaaccgcttgttttggaaaaccaATCATTTGACATGTCTTCacggtaacaaaaagaaaaatgactgtaaaGTTTGACCACTTAAATCCTGTCCGTTTTTGAGATACACATACAAAGGGGATTGTGACACACGAAaatgacccgtaaagtttcAGGACTTTCCAGAAACAAGCCCCAGGAGTCATAGTAATTTTATCATAATTTCAATTCACAATGACacttttttcaaaaagaagaaaaagttcTCTTACCCCTCCCTCCAAAGATGTACATGTTTGTGCCCACTGCTGTTGCTGAGTGGAAGTCCCTCCATTTGGCTGGTTTTCCCTGGAAATTAGAACACAAAATGCAAGGGCCACTTAAGTCCCCTAAAAGAACCACCTACCACAAcactacagttttttttttactgtcaaCCCTATCCCCTGAAATGGCCACTTACAGATTATTTTCACTG
The genomic region above belongs to Montipora capricornis isolate CH-2021 chromosome 5, ASM3666992v2, whole genome shotgun sequence and contains:
- the LOC138049301 gene encoding kelch domain-containing protein 3-like, whose translation is MATRWTQEIDGGPRRVNHAAVSVRNRYIFSFGGYCTGEEYNRIVKIDVHVFDTVPCRWMKLNPSSTKCNDSIPYMRYGHSASAIGDLVYIFGGRNDTYGACNTLFCFDTESISWSKPPVRGKPPAARDGHTACVIGSRIYIFGGYEEEGECFSNSVEYLDTQTLTWNAPRVTGKPAKWRDFHSATAVGTNMYIFGGRGDRRGQEHSGEEVYSNKVSVFDTVKNCWFRLATSGDVPVGRRSHSAVACGKLIYVFGGYNGLERKHHGEVYSLNTETNVWTQLNISGHGPCPRRRHCCCLIGSKLLIFGGTSPVAGAPIEDEYNLQDHSDLYILDLEPSLRTLCKLAVIQYRLDQTPLPRVLKMELSMMEAGKSSVRSSQG